The following is a genomic window from Desulfofarcimen acetoxidans DSM 771.
CTATCCTCTTTCATTTCAATAAACAAGGCCAGTTCATTTTCGCAGCCGCTTTTGGAATTAGTATTAAAAGCTGTGGTGGCTACTCTGGCAGCCCATTTAAATTTTTCATACGCTTCAACGGTATAACCCTCAAAGCCGTCAGCCAGCCCGATAAAATCATTATAATTGGCGGGATTCACTGAGAAAGAATATACGTAATGCGCTTCATCAGTGACAATCTTGGTCCCCATGGTAGAAGCCAGCTTGCCCTCACTTTTCTCATTAGAATTGCGGAATGGAGAAAGAATCTCCTGCGTCAGCACATGGGTATCCTCAAAAAGGTTGCGCCCCTGGTTAATCTGCACTGCCCCTGTGATGCTGATGTTCTGTTTTTTCTCGGCAAAGGTGGCACCGAAATTCATGACATCTATGGCGGAAAACAGTTTGCCTAAAACCTCTTTAGAAGATGTTTTTTCATCCAGGTTCCCGAAAAGTTCCGTATATCTCTCATTCAAATCCCTGGGTTGAATCTTTTCACCTTCTTCTTTATTTTTCATGCTTTGCATGCTTTTAATATAAAGTATTGGGTCACCTTGCATTAGCCACATGCGCTTCATTGGATATTTCAGGGCTTTATCGCTGCCAAAGATATGACTATCGGTAGTCGTTTTGGGATATCCTGACAGGTCTGCATTGAAATTGGCCATATAAGCACCAACGGCAAGAATTCCATACACTCTATTAGTTTTCTGCATTTTTGTCAGCCTCCTTATTCTTTTCATTACCTTTTTTATCTTTATCCTTGTCCTTATAATAAATAATGCTACTTGACGCAAAACCGTAGAACAGGGCGTCCAGGTTAATGGATTCCTCTTCTTTTGATTCATAGGAAGATACGATACTCAACATATTGTTAAAACGAGAATTATCGGTGTCAATAGCGTAAGCATACTTTTGAAAATGCTTACGATGTTCCCTTTTGATATCTTCCACACTTTTGGCGGACGCAATCCCGCGCCATAAAACATCATAATGCAGTTTCTGTGCTTCACTCAAACTGAAATAATAATAAAGAAGTTGTCCCACCGCCAAATAAAATTCCATGGAACTTTGGCAGGCAATATACTCTTTACTGTCGGTTTTGAGAACTTTTTCTTTTAATACGATATATGTCTCTTCTATGGCATATCCCATATCGTTTTCCCCCCTACGAAAATAGTTTAAGAGTGATAACCGGACATTGAGTGCATGAGCCAGATCAGATATATACTTCAGATTTTGCAGCCTGGCCAGGAGCACCCCCATCGTGACTTTGTCCACACAGCTTTGCATAGGACAATCGTTTTCTTTTCTCAACCAGGCATGCAGGGCTTCTCGCGTCAGCACGATTTGATCGGCCAGCACTTGGGGTAAGCTATCGGTCACTTGAATTTTTTCCGTGTAATAATTACGGACCAACTGTCCCCCGTACAAATAAGCGTTGATATGTGCCTCCACGGCGCTTAATTTGTTCAGTTTGTCGCCCGGATATTTCGGGGCATCCAGGTAATTCTCGAAATTCACCGGATTGTCCATCCGATCCCGGAAGCTTGGCAAAAAATCATAATCATTTACCGTTACATTCATTCCCCTGTCCAAATGGACATAAACAGCAGGCTTTCGCACTTTCATCTCACTTGCCACGGTAAACAGTCCCGGAAGATCATGTTTACCAACGGGAAAATAACCGGTATAAAGTGGTTTCCCATCTTTTTCCTGTCCATTAAGCCATAAAAAGAATTTGTGCAATAAAACGCCTTCTTCTGCCGTAATTCGATAAGGCACCTTAAATTCCGTCGTTTTATGTTCCAGGTAGGGTTTTTTGGCATTCATGCCCATATTGGCATTTGATAAGCCAAGAACCTGGCCGTTGATTTTTTTGTTGTATTTGTTATCGTTGAATATTTTAGGCAGCAGGTAACGCCCGCTTTCATATATATAATCCTCTAAATTTTTGTCCAAAAATAGTTTAATATAACAGTTATCTTTGATATTATAATGATTAATCCTTTCCTCTACCGTTTTCAAAGAAGAAAGAAATAGCGCTTTGCTTTTCTCAACGGTTTTGTCTTGCAGCGGCTCATATCCTGCGGCTTTTAGAATTTCGGCACTTTCTTTATCCCTGGTGCCGAGCAAGGCGTTGAAATAACGGTCAATATGTTCCTTTAACTCAGGATTCACCGCCCCAACCCCAAAAGTATCGTGTTTACAGAATAAAGTATACAGATTATTGCTATGAATCTTCTTTTTGGGATCTACCGGTTTATTCATTTCAATCAAACTGCTGGCAAAATCCGCCTGTTTAAACCACTCAAACAAAGGGTCATTTTCCGGCAAAACCATTTTTTTTGTTACATAAAATTCTTCCATCCCGCTATCTTTGTTTAAACGAAGATACAATCCGGGTTTAAGCCGGTAATTTTGCACAACCATGCTATCGGCATCAAACTCAGGGTATTGAGATTGATGATCAGTAAATTCATGAAGGAGTTCCTTCAGCATTTTTTCACCTCCTGGCAATGCAGTAGCCAAAACCCAGTCCGTTTTTTTCCAGAAGACCTACCGCCAAAGCTGTAAAGGCAAGTTGCTGGGCCCAAGGGTTGGGCTTTACTCTCAGTCGTATTTTATGGCCGAGCAGTATAGCCCTTTTCCCTCTATAGCTCATGACTATGGGTTTTTGGTTGAGCATTGTAATATGGTTGAAAAAAAATTCTTCGGGCACGGAAAGGGACGCATCCCAAGTCTTGGATTTTTTTAGAATATTCACATGCAGACGCTCGGACAAAAGCCCTATTCCGTTCTCAGGCATCCAGCAACGGTTATCAATCGTACAAACAATAGGCGTCAATGTAACCAGTTCTTCAATAGTCTTTAGCTTGTAATTTTTTAATTCACTTGAAATAACCTTAGCCAAGCCTTTCGCTTTTGGTAAATACTGCTTTACCTTAAGAGCAAATTTTAGATCCAGCGTACGCAAGTGGAAACAATATATTCTTCCTTTGCGATAAATCCGGTCGGCCTCCAGGGGATAGGGCGCAGAAAAAACATAAAATTTGAATGTATTTCGATGATGGAAGTCTTTTAGTTGCTCGTCATAAATCATGCTGTTATTAATAATTTCCGCTAAAGCAGACTGCACCTCGCGGGCAGGTATATCTTCATGAAATCTAACTGTCGATAAGATTTCATGGTAACACTGCACCATGATCCCATCTCCCTTCAATGTTATATTATTATTAATTTAAGTAATATGTATGTATAAATAATACCCCACATAGCAAAATCCGTCAATATCTCTTTTAATATTTATTTCCAGTTACTATTTTGATGTTTTTTGAGTATACTATTTATTGAAACAAGCAATGTATTGAAATATGTTTTATTACTATTAAGTGTTCGCAACCTTCACATCTGATGTTTAAAATGCATTGCACACCTGAAACCGAAACATAATGTTTGTTTCAATTACAAAGACAGCACCCTTCTTGAAAGATGAAGAGTGCTGTTCTTTATATTTTAGAGAAGATACTAGAAAAAACCGCCTCATGCTCAAAAAAATAAGACAGAAGGTGACATTGTTATCATTGAGCTATAGAAAAAATTAATACCGCAAACAAGATGATAACAACGGAATCACTGGATATTGTAGTGGTTCCTTGTATTTTTAAAATAAATTTAATTTTTCAGTGGCCTCCTTTAGAGGTAGGGGAATTCTGGCTGGTTTTGGTGTAATTCTCCAACTTCAAGATATGCTAAAGATCTGGACGCAGTTCATTTGGTATTTTAAACCGTATAAAAAAAGTGGTACCGGCAGGACCGGTTTCTACTGATATAGCTGCGTTATGTCTATTGGCGATGCTGTAACATGTTGCCAGACCTAAACCCGTTCCATTGTTTTTGGTAGTAAAAAAAGGTGTGCCCATTTTATTCAGTATATCAGGGGCGATTTCTTTCCCCTGGTCTTGTACCGACAGAACAACTTCATCACCTTCCATATACGTTTTTATAGTTAAAATCTTACCGGAAGGCATTGCTTCCAGTCCATTTCGAGTAAGATTAAGAACAATTTGTCGTATCTCCTGTTCATTCAATAATAAATCTTGAATATCTCCATATTGTGCTATTATGTTTTTATCGGACTTGATGGCATCAGCCGTAATTAGCGGCATTAACACATTTATAATACAATTAAGACTCTGTAATTTAAAATCATTTGTATTGTTTCTGGCTAAAGAAAGAAATTCAGATATTATTGAATTAGCCCGATCAAGCTCATCAATCATTAGGCTATAGTATTCCTGATATTTAACACACTCCTTTTTAGTTCCCAGCAATTGCAGGAAGCCCCTAACTGTAGTCATCGGGTTTCTTATCTCGTGGGCAATACCGGCAGCCATTTCTCCAACTAAATCCAGCCGATCCAAACGTGCTATTTCCCGCTCTGCACGTTTTCGCTCACTTATATCATGAAAATAAACTGATAATCCATCCTGGTAAGGGTAAGCGTGAACCTCTACCCATCTATGCATTACAGGTAAAAATGCTTCAAAATGAACGGCCTTCTGCCGGAATACTGCTTTATAATACTCACTTTCAAGAGAAGTGCCAATGGCTTCAGGGAACTCATCCCACATGATTTTACCAATTAGTTTTTCTCTTGTTATACCCCATAATCGTTCTGCCGCCGAGTTAACATATATAAACCTCCACTGGCCATCCAGTGCAAAAAAGGCGTCTGTGGTACTTTCAAGAATGCTTGCAATTCTTTCGTTTGATTTTGCCAGCCTTTCCGAGACTTCTATTCGTTCCATAACCTCTTGCTGCAGGCGCTTGTTTGCTGCCGATAAATCAGAAGTACGCGCCTGCACCAACTTCTCAAGGTTCTCACGATCCCGGTAAATACTAATATATAATTCAATTTTTATTTTTAATGTATCAGGATGAAAAGGTTTAATAATATAGTCCATAGCACCAAGTTTGTATCCCTGGACGACAAACTCATTAGCCTGATTTATTGCGGTAATAAAAACAATCGGTACATTTTTAGATTTTTTCCTTGATCTTATTAACCTGGCGGTTTCAAATCCATCCAGTCCCGGCATTTGAACATCCAATAAGATCAAAGCGAAATCATTCTTTAAAACACACTTTAAAGCTTCTTCCCCTGAATAAGCTCGAACCAGGTTATAATTCTGAGATATGAGCACTGCCTCCAAAGCCAGCAAGTTTTCCGGACGGTCGTCAACCATTAATATATTTATTCTTTGATCATCCATCTGAAACACGATCCCTTTCCTATTTCCATATAATTAGATAGTTAGCTTATTTTATTTGATCTTACGATAAAGTTTTTCTTGTACACTCAGTTCCTCATAGCATTGAGCCAGGTCAGTGAATACAATCGCCTCCTTATTGCCCAAGCCTAGAAAACCCTGCAAACACAGGCTATCATAAAATAATTTGTGCACCCGGCTTTGCAAATATTTATCAAAATATATCATAACATTTCTGCAAAATATTACATCAAATTCATTAAAAGAATTATCGGTGACTAAATTATGCTGTGCAAAAGTAATATTATTCTTTAGATACGATTCAAATAATACTTTTCCCCCTATAACTTTATAGTAGCTGGAAAAACTTCTGGTCCCCCCGGCTTTTATATAATTTTGTGTATAAACTTGCATTTTTGAAATAGGCAATATCCCCTTCTTGGCCTTTTCAAGTAAGAATTCGCTTACATCGGTGGCATAGATTCTTGTTTTCTCGTACAATCCCTCCTCTTGTAAAAGAATTGCCAGGGAATACACTTCTTCACCTGTAGAACAACCGGCATGCCAGATTCGAATAAATTCTTTGTCTTTCAGCAAAGGCAAAACTTTTACTCTAAAGAACAAGAAGAAGCTGGGATCACGAAACATTTCCGTCACATTGATACAGAAATCGCCCAACAGCCTATCCATCACCTGCTTACTATGCAAAACTTTTTCCTGTAATCCTGAAATACTATATAAATTCTCAGCCAGAATTCTGTGCCAAATTCTTCTGCGAAGAGAGGAATAAACATAGTTTCTGAAATCAAAGCCATAATGCCTATAAATACCTTCCAGAAGCAACTGAATTTCAAGCTTTTCCAACTGTTCATTATATTTTGCTTGATCGGCTGCTTCATTAATTATCATATATCCACCACCTATTTATACAACCATACCTGTATTAATGAAAGCAGTTGCTCCACATTGACCGGCTTACATATATAATCAGAAGCTCCCACACTAATACACTTCTCACGGTCATTTTTCATGGCCTTCGCGGTCAGAGCTATAACCGGCAATGTTTTGTATTCCGGCATTCGCCGAATAGTTTGAATGGCCTCATAGCCATCCATTTCCGGCATCATGATATCCATTAGTACAAGATCAATACCGGGGTTTTTATTTAAAACATTAATGCCATCCTTACCATTTTCCGCAAATAAAACCTTCGCCCCATACTTTTCAAGAGCTACCGTTAGAGCAAAGACATTGCGCATATCATCGTCTACCAACAATATTTTTCGATCCACCAGCAAGTTCTTGACATGCTCCATTGCAATAACTTCACCGACATTATCCTCACCTGTATTCTGTTCATCAGCTACGGATTCAAAAGATTCATAATTAATCGGTTTACCCGGTTCTGCCGCTACTTCACTTGTGGCCGCCGCTTCCGCCAAAGCGCCATCTAAGATATATGGCAAATAAAGTGTAAAGGTACTGCCCTTTCCTTCTTCACTTTCCAGTTCAATAAAACCACCCAGCAACATGGCAATTTTATTGGAAATGGACAGGCCTAGGCCTGAGCCCCCGTATTTACGGCTGGTTGTCCCGTCTGCCTGACGGAATTCTTCAAAAATCATAATATGCTTTTCTTGAGAAATTCCAATACCCGTATCGGAAACGGCAAAACTTAACATCGTCGGGAACTCTTGTTTATCAGTGAGCTTCTTTTGCACCTTTCGTATACTTAGAAGCACACATCCTTGTTCCGTAAATTTAAAAGCATTAGATAATAAATTTTTAAGTATTTGCAGCAATCTTTGTTCATCGGCAAAAATAGTCTCCGGCAAATCACTGTCAATCAATATTGTAAAAACAATTGTCTTTTGGTTAGCAACAGGCAGATATTGACGTTCTAAAAACTTTTGTATATCCTTTAACTTCACTGCCCTTGGACAGACATCCATTTTGCCCGATTCTACTTTAGATAAGTCCAAAATATCATTAATTAGAACTAATAAATCCTGACCGGAAGATAAAATAGTCTCCGCATACTCGACTTGTTTCGGGGTAAGGTTACTTTTATCATTCTCAGCCAGCATTTGAGCGAGAATCAAAAGGCTGTTTAAAGGTGTCCGCAGTTCATGGGAAATATTAGAGAGAAATTCCGACTTATACCGGGAAGTTTGTTCTAATTGACCTGCCTTTTCTTCCAGCGCAGCCCTAACCTTTTCCAGCTCAACCGTTCTCTGATGGGAAGTCTTATACTGCTCATCCAGCTTTTCATTAAAGGTTTTTAATTCCTCTTGCTGGAGTTGAAGTTCTTCAGCCTGGGTTTGCAGCTCTTCCGTTAATACCTGAGACTCCTTTAGCAGTTTGCTCACCTGCATGTGGCTGGTTATTCGGTCAATTGTAATTCCTATATCATCTAACACCTGTTCAAGCAGTTCCTGCTGTATCAGGCTAAATTCCTCTAAAGCCGCTAATTCCAATACTGCCAGAACTTGTCCTTCAAATTTCACCGGGTGAATTATAATATTTTTAGGCGGTGCCGAGCCTAACCCGGATGCAATTCTGATATAATTATCCGGTATTTGTGTTAAAGTTATCATTCTGCTTTCCAGAGCACATTGTCCTACCAGGCCTTCCCCTAATTGGAAATTAGGGCAGGCGATATCCTGCTTGTCAAAGGCATACGCAGCTATTTTAGATATGCAATATTGTCCTTCTTGCCTTTCTAACATATAAAAAGCACCATAACTTCCACCAACTACCGGGGTTAATTTATTTATAAGCAAGTTAGCAAAAGTTTGTAAATCCTTCACTCCGGAATACATTGTAGAAATTTCGGCAATTTTTGATTTTAACCAGCTTTGCTCCTCAAGTGTTTTGGTATACATCTTTTGCCGGTTGACCTGATCCTCCAAGGTCCGGGACATTTCATTAAATGCTGCCGCAATTTCACCTATGGCATCTTTAGTAAATATTTCTACACGAGGCAACTCTTCTTTAGGACCCAGGGAGGTAATTTTGTTTATCGCAGTAGTTACTTTATTAATATTACCGGTTATATTGCGTATTGCTATTATCGTAATTCCCGTACCGATCAATAAGCCCAATATTATGAAGATGAGATATATTCGTACGGCTTGCCGGTAATTATATTCACCTTGTTCAACTAAATCCCGCATAGTCTGCCCCTGGATTCCTTTTATTTCATTAATCATTCCGTACAATTGCTCTCGATACTTTTGACCTCCTACTAATAAAAGATTCGTTGCCTCATCTTTACGCCCAGCCATAACCGCAGCTTCTATTTCTTTTTGAAACTCAATAAACGAGTCATACATAAGCTTAATTCGAGATACTAATTCTATAAGCTGCGGCCTATCAACAATTCTATCCATGGTATCCAGAGCGAGCAAAGTACTTTCCCGGGACTTTTCTATTTTCTCAATGGTTTTTTGTATGCTGTTTTTATCATTATCCAACAAGATGAGATCCCTGAGATAACGGCTAATGTTATAAGTCTCATCACTGATAACTCCTGCCAATCGAACCTTTTCATACCTGACCACCATTGCTTCATGTATGTTGTTCTTTAGTTGGTTGATAAAACCAAGAGCAATCCCCATAGTCATCATTATCAATAGCAAAAGGCTGCCAAAACAAATATAAAGCTTAGTTTTAAAGCCCATATTATCTATCACCCCTACTCTATAAGCCTCAAAATAAACCAATAAATTAAAGAGTTTATATCAAATATTCTTATATCTCTTATAATTTACCAATACACCTCATTTACCAACTATTCAACGCAAAATGCTAAATACCTACTGAATATTAAAAAAATTTTTAATATTATATTTTTTATGCAGTTTAAAACCATAGAAACAGGCAAAAAGACGGATAAAATCATAAATCGGGCCCGCCGTATTGAGTTATCAGATATTTAGC
Proteins encoded in this region:
- a CDS encoding type I CRISPR-associated protein Cas7 — its product is MQKTNRVYGILAVGAYMANFNADLSGYPKTTTDSHIFGSDKALKYPMKRMWLMQGDPILYIKSMQSMKNKEEGEKIQPRDLNERYTELFGNLDEKTSSKEVLGKLFSAIDVMNFGATFAEKKQNISITGAVQINQGRNLFEDTHVLTQEILSPFRNSNEKSEGKLASTMGTKIVTDEAHYVYSFSVNPANYNDFIGLADGFEGYTVEAYEKFKWAARVATTAFNTNSKSGCENELALFIEMKEDSQLYLANLDRYVTVRKKEDRILFDLSKLANFLAPRQEEIQFVELYCNPVTVDVEYGSLNCSVYSIY
- a CDS encoding CRISPR-associated endoribonuclease Cas6: MVQCYHEILSTVRFHEDIPAREVQSALAEIINNSMIYDEQLKDFHHRNTFKFYVFSAPYPLEADRIYRKGRIYCFHLRTLDLKFALKVKQYLPKAKGLAKVISSELKNYKLKTIEELVTLTPIVCTIDNRCWMPENGIGLLSERLHVNILKKSKTWDASLSVPEEFFFNHITMLNQKPIVMSYRGKRAILLGHKIRLRVKPNPWAQQLAFTALAVGLLEKNGLGFGYCIARR
- a CDS encoding response regulator, with protein sequence MDDQRINILMVDDRPENLLALEAVLISQNYNLVRAYSGEEALKCVLKNDFALILLDVQMPGLDGFETARLIRSRKKSKNVPIVFITAINQANEFVVQGYKLGAMDYIIKPFHPDTLKIKIELYISIYRDRENLEKLVQARTSDLSAANKRLQQEVMERIEVSERLAKSNERIASILESTTDAFFALDGQWRFIYVNSAAERLWGITREKLIGKIMWDEFPEAIGTSLESEYYKAVFRQKAVHFEAFLPVMHRWVEVHAYPYQDGLSVYFHDISERKRAEREIARLDRLDLVGEMAAGIAHEIRNPMTTVRGFLQLLGTKKECVKYQEYYSLMIDELDRANSIISEFLSLARNNTNDFKLQSLNCIINVLMPLITADAIKSDKNIIAQYGDIQDLLLNEQEIRQIVLNLTRNGLEAMPSGKILTIKTYMEGDEVVLSVQDQGKEIAPDILNKMGTPFFTTKNNGTGLGLATCYSIANRHNAAISVETGPAGTTFFIRFKIPNELRPDL
- a CDS encoding CheR family methyltransferase, coding for MIINEAADQAKYNEQLEKLEIQLLLEGIYRHYGFDFRNYVYSSLRRRIWHRILAENLYSISGLQEKVLHSKQVMDRLLGDFCINVTEMFRDPSFFLFFRVKVLPLLKDKEFIRIWHAGCSTGEEVYSLAILLQEEGLYEKTRIYATDVSEFLLEKAKKGILPISKMQVYTQNYIKAGGTRSFSSYYKVIGGKVLFESYLKNNITFAQHNLVTDNSFNEFDVIFCRNVMIYFDKYLQSRVHKLFYDSLCLQGFLGLGNKEAIVFTDLAQCYEELSVQEKLYRKIK
- a CDS encoding response regulator; translated protein: MGFKTKLYICFGSLLLLIMMTMGIALGFINQLKNNIHEAMVVRYEKVRLAGVISDETYNISRYLRDLILLDNDKNSIQKTIEKIEKSRESTLLALDTMDRIVDRPQLIELVSRIKLMYDSFIEFQKEIEAAVMAGRKDEATNLLLVGGQKYREQLYGMINEIKGIQGQTMRDLVEQGEYNYRQAVRIYLIFIILGLLIGTGITIIAIRNITGNINKVTTAINKITSLGPKEELPRVEIFTKDAIGEIAAAFNEMSRTLEDQVNRQKMYTKTLEEQSWLKSKIAEISTMYSGVKDLQTFANLLINKLTPVVGGSYGAFYMLERQEGQYCISKIAAYAFDKQDIACPNFQLGEGLVGQCALESRMITLTQIPDNYIRIASGLGSAPPKNIIIHPVKFEGQVLAVLELAALEEFSLIQQELLEQVLDDIGITIDRITSHMQVSKLLKESQVLTEELQTQAEELQLQQEELKTFNEKLDEQYKTSHQRTVELEKVRAALEEKAGQLEQTSRYKSEFLSNISHELRTPLNSLLILAQMLAENDKSNLTPKQVEYAETILSSGQDLLVLINDILDLSKVESGKMDVCPRAVKLKDIQKFLERQYLPVANQKTIVFTILIDSDLPETIFADEQRLLQILKNLLSNAFKFTEQGCVLLSIRKVQKKLTDKQEFPTMLSFAVSDTGIGISQEKHIMIFEEFRQADGTTSRKYGGSGLGLSISNKIAMLLGGFIELESEEGKGSTFTLYLPYILDGALAEAAATSEVAAEPGKPINYESFESVADEQNTGEDNVGEVIAMEHVKNLLVDRKILLVDDDMRNVFALTVALEKYGAKVLFAENGKDGINVLNKNPGIDLVLMDIMMPEMDGYEAIQTIRRMPEYKTLPVIALTAKAMKNDREKCISVGASDYICKPVNVEQLLSLIQVWLYK